From Chromatiales bacterium, one genomic window encodes:
- a CDS encoding antibiotic biosynthesis monooxygenase has protein sequence MPTETRPVADAAETGATVVITHRVRHGHQPDYEAWIDEIGPVCRAAPGYLDWQIIRPVTGLTSTYTVVIRFDSHRNLESWMSSPERNRLIAKVRPILSTDDDFFIRTGLDFWFAPEGARARLPVRWRQFIITWSVIYPLVLGVPLLVTPVLRAAGLPRTPFVDTLVVTGVIVGLMIYVVMPRYTRLVHRWLFK, from the coding sequence ATGCCAACCGAAACCCGACCCGTCGCGGACGCTGCCGAAACTGGCGCCACTGTCGTCATAACGCATCGCGTCCGCCACGGGCACCAGCCCGACTACGAAGCCTGGATAGACGAGATAGGCCCCGTTTGTCGCGCCGCGCCCGGTTATCTGGACTGGCAGATCATCCGCCCCGTCACCGGCCTGACCTCGACCTACACTGTCGTCATCCGTTTTGATTCGCACAGGAATCTCGAAAGCTGGATGAGTTCGCCAGAGCGCAACCGGCTGATAGCAAAAGTCAGACCGATCCTCTCGACCGACGACGACTTCTTCATTCGCACGGGCCTCGACTTCTGGTTTGCCCCCGAGGGGGCGCGGGCGAGGCTGCCAGTGCGCTGGAGACAGTTCATCATCACCTGGTCGGTGATTTACCCGCTGGTGCTGGGTGTGCCGCTGCTCGTGACACCGGTGCTCCGCGCTGCCGGGCTCCCGCGAACGCCCTTCGTCGATACACTGGTTGTCACCGGTGTGATCGTCGGGCTGATGATCTATGTGGTCATGCCGCGCTACACGAGGCTGGTGCATCGGTGGTTGTTCAAATAG
- a CDS encoding peptidoglycan DD-metalloendopeptidase family protein yields the protein MTRQLFCILFVVLGLTACGTVDRGSGSTGRSVSSASRVPPGSRPAFHTVRNGETLYSIARRYGLSVKQLAAWNKLGDGTLIYVNQRLRLAPPGSAVSPSGTAQPAVEAPPRWQWPVSGEVLSRYGESPLTASGIQIGGRVGDPVRAAAAGQVVYSGSGLIGYGELLIIKHSDNWLTAYGYNQARLVAEGERVAAGQQIARMGEGPMPGGNKRRAMLHFEIRRIGQPLDPLTMLPAR from the coding sequence GTGACCCGGCAGCTGTTCTGCATCCTGTTCGTGGTGTTGGGGCTGACCGCCTGCGGCACAGTCGACCGTGGCAGCGGGTCCACGGGGCGCAGCGTTTCTTCGGCCTCGCGTGTGCCGCCCGGTTCACGCCCTGCATTTCATACCGTGCGGAACGGTGAAACCCTGTACTCGATCGCCCGCCGCTACGGTCTGAGCGTGAAGCAGCTCGCAGCCTGGAACAAACTCGGTGACGGGACGCTGATCTATGTGAATCAGCGTTTGCGTCTGGCGCCGCCGGGCAGTGCTGTATCGCCGTCCGGTACAGCGCAACCGGCGGTCGAGGCGCCGCCACGCTGGCAATGGCCGGTTTCCGGCGAAGTGCTGAGTCGCTACGGTGAGTCACCGCTGACAGCGTCGGGGATACAGATCGGTGGCCGGGTGGGCGATCCGGTACGTGCTGCTGCTGCCGGCCAGGTGGTGTACTCAGGCAGTGGCCTGATCGGCTATGGTGAACTGCTGATCATCAAGCACAGTGACAACTGGCTGACGGCCTATGGCTATAACCAGGCGCGACTGGTCGCGGAGGGTGAGCGGGTGGCAGCCGGACAGCAGATCGCACGGATGGGCGAGGGGCCGATGCCCGGCGGCAATAAACGTCGTGCCATGCTGCACTTCGAGATCCGCCGCATTGGCCAGCCACTGGATCCGCTGACCATGCTGCCGGCGCGCTGA
- the eno gene encoding phosphopyruvate hydratase yields the protein MSKIVEIHGREILDSRGNPTVEADVRLENGAFGRAAVPSGASTGSREAVELRDKDPTRYLGKGVLKAVAGVNGEIRSALTGMDADDQAALDRRMISLDGSAGKSRLGANAILAVSLAAAHATAAGRGQPLFRTLGPGKTMPVPMMNIINGGAHADNSVDIQEFMVLPVGAPSFREALRYGTEIFHALKAVLKAAGLNTAVGDEGGFAPDLPSNAAALDTIAEAVHKAGFKLGGDVFLGLDVASSELYSKGVYRLESEDRSFEPGQFAEYLAGLVRQYPIISIEDGMAEDDWAGWAILTGLLGKQVQLVGDDLFVTNTEILRRGISEKIANSILIKPNQIGTLTETLAAVDMAIDAGYSAVISHRSGETSDATIADIAVATRATQIKTGSLCRSDRMSKYNQLLRIEELLGREARYAGADAFPVKLKF from the coding sequence ATGAGCAAGATTGTCGAAATTCACGGTCGGGAGATTCTCGACTCCCGGGGTAATCCCACCGTTGAAGCCGATGTCCGGCTGGAGAATGGCGCCTTCGGGCGGGCAGCGGTGCCCTCCGGTGCCTCCACCGGCAGCCGCGAAGCGGTTGAACTGCGCGACAAGGATCCGACCCGTTATCTGGGCAAGGGTGTGCTCAAGGCCGTTGCGGGCGTCAATGGTGAAATCCGCAGTGCGCTCACCGGCATGGACGCTGACGATCAGGCGGCTCTGGACCGGCGCATGATCAGCCTCGATGGCAGCGCCGGCAAATCGCGGCTCGGTGCCAATGCGATACTCGCGGTTTCGCTGGCGGCAGCCCATGCCACGGCTGCGGGCCGTGGTCAGCCGCTGTTCCGGACGCTTGGCCCGGGCAAGACCATGCCGGTGCCGATGATGAACATCATCAACGGCGGCGCACATGCCGATAACAGCGTGGACATCCAGGAATTCATGGTGCTGCCGGTCGGTGCACCATCCTTTCGCGAAGCCTTGCGCTATGGAACCGAGATCTTTCATGCGCTGAAGGCCGTGCTCAAGGCGGCAGGGCTCAATACGGCGGTTGGCGACGAGGGTGGATTTGCGCCCGATCTGCCATCCAATGCAGCGGCACTGGATACGATCGCGGAGGCGGTACACAAGGCGGGCTTCAAGCTCGGTGGCGACGTGTTTCTGGGCCTCGATGTGGCAAGTTCCGAGCTGTACAGCAAGGGTGTCTACCGGCTGGAGTCTGAAGATCGCAGCTTTGAGCCCGGCCAGTTTGCAGAGTATCTGGCAGGTCTGGTGCGCCAGTATCCGATCATCTCCATTGAAGACGGCATGGCTGAAGACGACTGGGCGGGCTGGGCGATACTCACCGGACTGTTGGGCAAGCAGGTACAGCTGGTGGGTGACGACCTGTTTGTCACCAATACGGAAATTCTGAGGCGCGGCATCAGCGAGAAGATCGCCAACTCGATCCTCATCAAGCCGAACCAGATCGGTACGCTGACCGAGACGCTTGCAGCGGTCGATATGGCTATCGATGCCGGCTACAGCGCCGTGATTTCGCATCGTTCAGGTGAAACCTCGGATGCGACCATTGCCGATATTGCGGTCGCAACCCGTGCGACGCAGATAAAGACCGGGTCACTCTGCCGCTCTGACCGCATGTCGAAGTACAATCAGCTGCTGCGGATCGAGGAGCTGCTGGGGCGCGAAGCGCGGTATGCTGGTGCCGATGCGTTTCCGGTGAAACTGAAGTTCTGA
- a CDS encoding DUF5062 family protein: MNQLKHEAELFKAGLAAAMKYAEDRGAVVFEKTDSASEKLLYVYRLLVHDKKIAPLPEAQVAEKALRHRIAMWYAHQLPKDHPLLK; this comes from the coding sequence ATGAACCAGTTGAAGCACGAAGCAGAACTCTTCAAGGCTGGTCTGGCCGCTGCCATGAAGTACGCGGAAGACCGGGGTGCCGTCGTCTTCGAGAAGACCGACTCGGCGAGCGAGAAGCTCCTGTACGTCTACCGGCTTCTGGTACACGACAAGAAGATCGCACCCCTGCCTGAAGCGCAGGTCGCGGAAAAAGCGCTCCGTCACCGCATCGCCATGTGGTACGCCCACCAGCTGCCGAAGGATCATCCGCTCCTGAAGTGA
- the surE gene encoding 5'/3'-nucleotidase SurE, protein MRLLLSNDDGYLADGLATLALSLSDLAEITIVAPDRNQSGASHSLTLESPLRVGRTREGIHYVNGTPTDCVHLAITGLLEREPDMVIAGINHGANLGDDVLYSGTVAAAVEGRFLGLPAIAVSLTGEHRHFDTAGQAIRKLFQQLTAVPLPADTILNINVPDVPWAQIKGFQATRLGYRHRSERVVQARDPKGRIIYWVGAAGKGQDAGPGTDFHAIEHGYVSVTPLQLDLTHSSRIELLTGWLPR, encoded by the coding sequence ATGCGCTTGCTGCTCAGTAATGACGATGGCTATCTGGCCGATGGCCTGGCCACACTTGCCCTCAGTCTGTCCGATCTGGCGGAAATCACCATAGTGGCGCCGGATCGCAACCAGAGCGGCGCCAGCCACTCGCTGACCCTGGAAAGCCCGCTGCGGGTCGGCCGGACGCGTGAGGGCATACATTACGTTAACGGCACGCCGACGGACTGTGTGCATCTGGCGATCACCGGGCTGCTGGAGAGGGAGCCGGACATGGTGATCGCCGGCATCAATCACGGTGCCAACCTGGGTGACGACGTGCTGTATTCAGGTACGGTGGCGGCGGCGGTCGAGGGACGTTTTCTTGGCCTGCCGGCAATCGCGGTATCGCTGACCGGCGAGCACCGTCATTTCGATACGGCCGGACAGGCGATACGCAAGCTGTTCCAGCAGCTGACGGCTGTGCCGCTGCCTGCCGATACCATCCTCAACATCAATGTGCCTGATGTCCCCTGGGCGCAGATCAAGGGTTTTCAGGCTACGCGTCTGGGCTACCGGCACCGTTCCGAGCGCGTTGTGCAGGCGCGTGATCCCAAGGGCCGGATCATCTACTGGGTCGGGGCGGCCGGAAAAGGCCAGGATGCCGGTCCGGGTACTGACTTTCATGCCATCGAGCATGGCTACGTTTCGGTAACGCCCTTGCAGCTCGATCTGACGCACAGCTCGAGGATAGAGCTGCTGACCGGATGGTTGCCCAGGTGA
- a CDS encoding Smr/MutS family protein — protein sequence MSRGAPVNPSGGKKPDSDLSFSELVGPVTPLKVRGRVNVKKPPPPPRARFKQADERAVLEESISGGPSEPAISAGDEISFRRKGVPISVLKDLRRGKYAIQEELDLHGMNTSQARAALRQFMSELLMSDTRCVRIIHGKGLRSGPRGPVLKGKVVTWLPQWDEVLAYVTAPENNGGTGAVYVLLAR from the coding sequence ATGAGTCGAGGAGCCCCGGTGAACCCCAGCGGTGGAAAAAAGCCAGATTCGGACCTCTCCTTCAGTGAACTGGTAGGCCCGGTAACGCCGCTCAAGGTCCGCGGACGGGTGAACGTGAAAAAGCCGCCGCCACCGCCACGCGCGCGCTTCAAACAGGCTGACGAACGCGCCGTACTGGAGGAATCAATCTCCGGTGGACCGTCTGAACCGGCCATTTCCGCCGGCGACGAGATCAGTTTCCGGCGCAAAGGGGTACCCATTTCCGTACTGAAAGACCTGCGGCGCGGCAAGTATGCCATCCAGGAAGAACTCGACCTGCACGGCATGAACACCAGCCAGGCACGTGCGGCACTCCGGCAGTTCATGAGCGAATTGCTGATGAGCGATACACGCTGCGTGCGCATCATCCACGGCAAGGGACTGCGTTCAGGGCCACGCGGCCCGGTACTCAAGGGCAAGGTCGTCACCTGGTTGCCGCAGTGGGATGAGGTACTGGCCTACGTCACGGCACCGGAGAACAACGGTGGAACCGGTGCGGTCTATGTGCTGCTGGCGCGTTGA
- a CDS encoding septum formation initiator family protein — translation MAIRVATGVLALLFCLLQFRLWVSDDGFAEASRLTALIAQQTDENNRLNQRNQRLEAEVIDLRKSEGAVEERARADLGLIGPNETFYLFSAPRPAG, via the coding sequence ATGGCGATACGCGTTGCGACCGGCGTTCTCGCACTGCTGTTCTGCTTGCTGCAGTTCCGGCTCTGGGTTTCCGACGACGGTTTTGCCGAGGCCTCCCGGCTGACGGCGCTGATTGCACAGCAAACCGACGAAAACAACCGGCTCAATCAGCGCAATCAGCGCCTGGAGGCCGAGGTCATTGATCTGCGCAAGAGCGAGGGAGCCGTCGAAGAGCGCGCCCGCGCTGACCTGGGCCTGATCGGGCCGAACGAGACTTTCTATCTGTTCAGCGCACCGCGACCGGCTGGCTGA
- a CDS encoding CIA30 family protein: MYLNRRTILIAAGLLPLTGYFRAASGEEKKAVNDKPDALILSDFSGTEPYVLSGAGWRGFSDRVMGGVSDASLNKATVDGKNCMRLTGRVTRESNGGFIQMAMYFGSGDAELDGSAYKGIELLVYGNNEDYNVHVRTADCGWYDESYRYTFFAKPEWQQVRIAWADLKANGVKAPLDSSRINRIAILGWMREFQADISLARIALYA, encoded by the coding sequence GTGTACCTGAATCGACGCACCATACTGATTGCGGCAGGACTGTTGCCGTTGACCGGCTATTTCAGGGCTGCGTCCGGCGAGGAGAAGAAAGCAGTGAATGACAAGCCCGACGCACTGATTCTGAGTGATTTTTCCGGCACCGAGCCTTATGTGCTGTCCGGCGCAGGCTGGCGCGGCTTCAGCGACCGGGTGATGGGAGGTGTTTCAGATGCCAGCCTTAACAAGGCGACCGTTGATGGCAAGAACTGCATGCGCCTTACCGGCCGGGTTACCCGCGAGAGCAACGGCGGATTCATACAGATGGCGATGTATTTCGGCAGCGGAGACGCCGAACTCGACGGGTCAGCGTACAAGGGGATTGAGCTGCTGGTGTACGGCAATAACGAAGACTATAACGTGCATGTGCGCACGGCTGATTGCGGCTGGTACGACGAGTCATACCGCTATACGTTTTTCGCCAAGCCGGAATGGCAACAGGTACGGATTGCGTGGGCAGATCTCAAGGCCAACGGAGTCAAGGCACCTCTGGACAGCAGCCGCATCAATCGCATTGCCATCCTCGGCTGGATGCGCGAATTCCAGGCCGATATTTCCCTCGCCCGGATCGCGCTTTACGCATGA
- a CDS encoding pyridoxamine 5'-phosphate oxidase family protein produces MFLFVVGWANQHTPVMRQESVTDVYAPAWRRKLHCTMRVPRLAGWVLQRRRQLLGVGYDRGGKIAGMSAMGIIRATSAWDERQISRFLADAVIPLRLACVDRDRDPLVCSLWYLYSEGAFWCATRQSARVIGFLEAEPRCGFEVATETMPYRGVRGQGRVSLSAAQGPDILLRLIDRYLGNRDSGFASWLIARSDTEVAIRLEADWMTSWDFSKRMEKR; encoded by the coding sequence ATGTTCCTGTTCGTTGTCGGATGGGCGAATCAGCATACACCTGTCATGCGGCAAGAATCGGTAACCGACGTATACGCTCCCGCGTGGCGGCGTAAATTGCATTGCACAATGCGGGTGCCACGCCTGGCAGGCTGGGTTCTCCAACGCCGGCGTCAGTTGTTGGGAGTGGGCTACGATAGGGGAGGAAAAATTGCAGGGATGTCAGCCATGGGCATTATTCGTGCTACCAGTGCCTGGGATGAACGCCAGATCAGCCGGTTTCTCGCCGATGCCGTAATTCCGCTCAGGCTTGCGTGCGTCGACCGTGATCGCGATCCGCTCGTCTGTTCGCTCTGGTACCTCTATTCGGAAGGCGCGTTCTGGTGCGCAACACGGCAATCCGCGCGTGTGATTGGCTTTCTTGAAGCGGAACCGCGCTGCGGCTTCGAAGTGGCGACCGAAACCATGCCCTATCGTGGCGTGCGCGGTCAGGGCAGGGTTTCGCTATCAGCCGCACAAGGTCCGGATATCTTGCTGCGCCTGATCGATCGTTACCTTGGCAATCGCGATTCCGGCTTTGCATCATGGTTGATTGCCCGCTCGGACACCGAGGTCGCCATCCGACTGGAAGCGGACTGGATGACATCGTGGGACTTCAGCAAGCGCATGGAGAAGCGATGA
- a CDS encoding fasciclin domain-containing protein, with the protein MAVALSALLVAGGYGTSAHAGQSANAVAAAPGNVVEVAIGAGSFNTLVAAIKAADLAGALQGSGPFTVFAPTDAAFAALPPGTLDDLLKPANKEKLKSILLYHVVPGKVMAGDLKGTINAKTLEGQTVKIVAGGMGVTVDGADVVTADVGASNGVIHVVNAVILPPAK; encoded by the coding sequence ATGGCTGTGGCGCTGTCAGCTCTGCTGGTTGCCGGCGGCTACGGGACCTCTGCCCATGCCGGCCAGAGTGCAAATGCAGTGGCTGCCGCGCCCGGTAACGTGGTCGAAGTGGCGATTGGTGCCGGCTCGTTCAATACACTGGTTGCAGCGATCAAGGCAGCTGACCTCGCCGGCGCTCTGCAGGGCAGCGGTCCGTTTACGGTTTTTGCGCCTACCGATGCGGCTTTTGCGGCCCTACCCCCAGGTACGCTCGATGATCTGCTGAAGCCGGCGAACAAGGAAAAGCTCAAGAGCATCCTCCTGTATCACGTCGTGCCAGGCAAAGTCATGGCGGGCGATCTCAAGGGCACCATCAATGCAAAAACACTCGAAGGCCAGACGGTCAAGATCGTTGCCGGTGGTATGGGTGTGACGGTTGACGGAGCCGACGTCGTGACGGCGGATGTTGGCGCGAGCAACGGCGTGATCCACGTGGTCAACGCGGTAATACTGCCTCCCGCCAAGTAG
- a CDS encoding protein-L-isoaspartate(D-aspartate) O-methyltransferase — protein sequence MTSARTRERLIQRLSENGISNPAVLERIRSVPRHLFVDEALASRAYEDTALPIGQGQTISQPWVVALMTQALLPPPGSSSAVPPLGKVLEVGTGCGYQTAVLSPFARQIFTIERLAGIQRAARTRLNELGFGNVRYRHGDGFQGWPGQAPFDAILVAAAPAEVPAALLEQLAPGGRLVIPVGPSGQQDLLRVTRTPDGLQRELLSQVSFVPLVEGMG from the coding sequence ATGACGTCGGCCCGCACCCGCGAGCGACTCATTCAGCGCCTCAGCGAAAACGGAATCAGCAACCCGGCTGTACTCGAGCGAATCCGCAGCGTGCCGCGCCATCTGTTTGTCGATGAGGCGCTTGCGAGTCGTGCCTATGAAGACACGGCACTGCCGATCGGGCAGGGCCAGACCATCTCGCAGCCGTGGGTTGTGGCGCTGATGACGCAGGCGCTGCTGCCGCCGCCCGGCAGCAGCAGCGCCGTGCCGCCGCTCGGCAAGGTCCTTGAAGTGGGTACCGGTTGCGGTTACCAGACCGCCGTGCTGTCGCCCTTCGCCCGGCAGATTTTCACGATCGAGCGACTCGCCGGCATACAGCGGGCGGCGCGTACCCGTCTCAATGAACTCGGTTTCGGCAATGTCCGTTACCGGCATGGCGACGGTTTCCAGGGCTGGCCGGGTCAGGCACCGTTTGACGCGATCCTGGTCGCTGCGGCGCCAGCCGAGGTGCCCGCTGCCTTGCTCGAGCAGCTCGCGCCCGGCGGGCGACTGGTGATTCCGGTGGGGCCTTCGGGTCAGCAGGATCTGTTGCGGGTGACCCGCACGCCCGATGGCCTGCAGCGCGAGTTGCTGTCGCAGGTTTCATTTGTGCCGCTTGTCGAAGGTATGGGGTGA
- a CDS encoding enoyl-CoA hydratase/isomerase family protein, with the protein MLHIQHHEDVAEIRMDRPPANALNHALVDELLAALDTLQASGTRALIITGRPGMFSGGLDVPALIDCTRPEIERFWQQFFLLTCRLAASPVPVIAALSGHAPAGGAVLALQCDYRIGVNGNFRIGLNEVQVGLPVPATILLALEQVIGPRMARRIATRGTLLPMAEALDIGLVDELVDAENLMATALIRAQELLALPPVAMNTTRLAGKSRLIGAYGNCSDVAAATDWWFSTETQAEMRKLVERLAKK; encoded by the coding sequence GTGCTGCACATCCAGCATCATGAGGATGTCGCCGAGATCCGCATGGATCGGCCACCGGCGAATGCACTCAACCACGCGCTGGTCGATGAGTTGCTGGCCGCATTGGATACCCTGCAGGCAAGCGGTACCCGGGCCCTGATCATCACCGGCCGGCCCGGCATGTTCAGCGGCGGTCTGGATGTACCTGCCCTGATCGACTGCACACGGCCCGAGATTGAACGTTTCTGGCAGCAGTTCTTTCTGCTCACGTGCCGGCTTGCAGCCAGTCCGGTACCGGTCATCGCTGCGCTGTCCGGACATGCGCCGGCTGGCGGTGCGGTTCTCGCCCTGCAGTGCGATTACCGGATCGGCGTCAACGGCAACTTCAGGATCGGTCTCAACGAAGTCCAGGTCGGACTGCCAGTGCCCGCCACCATCTTGCTGGCTCTGGAACAGGTTATCGGGCCGCGAATGGCGCGTCGTATTGCAACCCGCGGTACGCTCTTGCCGATGGCGGAAGCGCTGGACATCGGCCTCGTCGATGAACTGGTCGATGCGGAAAACCTGATGGCAACCGCGCTGATCCGCGCGCAGGAACTGCTGGCTTTGCCACCGGTCGCGATGAATACCACGCGTCTCGCCGGCAAGTCCCGCCTGATCGGGGCTTACGGCAACTGCAGCGACGTGGCTGCTGCGACGGACTGGTGGTTTAGCACTGAAACCCAGGCCGAGATGCGCAAACTGGTGGAGCGCCTGGCCAAGAAGTAG
- a CDS encoding UbiD family decarboxylase, which translates to MSYTFPMSVASGRPIDSIRDYVAALEARGRLLRIESMDQDQYEITAFAYRLLERFGSEAAPGFLVERVRIDGQWRDGPVLANLYGSWPDEALLFGVAAINDDQHQMYRAVIDTLVSQLDRSGNWPRIPPVVVPAAQAPCKEVVLTGDAIDIERFAWLKNNPGDAGRYINMGSVFMRDPELGSNVGTYRCQVKGPRKIGVNPEPGQHGWLLLREMQQRGDKLAKVAIAVAPDPMTFCASSTKMAGFREDELEFVGGLRGSPLPVVRCETCDIFVPAQSEFIIEGEIPLDQFEAEGPYGEMYGFQGAAKKENFFMNIKAVTHRHKPWVLNSFTGLTWDMPKAPQVSSNFFMYKRLIPGLTGLYSPAGASGVIVISIQKRFPGQGISAGQYIAANPALNKVVIVVDDDVDIMDSGAVLKAIGARWQPSASVLIPQTQMMMPDPSRPTPMLSGKFIIDATRQLPQEGGPKSWPAPNRELLSRGAPGSFDLVDQRWDDYFRNWPGKAG; encoded by the coding sequence ATGTCCTATACTTTCCCCATGAGCGTTGCGTCTGGCAGACCCATTGATTCAATCCGCGATTACGTCGCGGCGCTGGAGGCGAGGGGCCGCCTGTTGCGTATCGAATCGATGGATCAGGATCAGTACGAAATCACCGCCTTTGCCTACCGGCTGCTGGAGCGTTTCGGTTCCGAAGCGGCGCCCGGATTTCTGGTCGAACGGGTCAGGATCGATGGCCAGTGGCGCGATGGTCCGGTGCTTGCGAACCTTTACGGCAGCTGGCCGGACGAGGCGCTTCTGTTTGGCGTTGCTGCGATCAACGACGATCAGCACCAGATGTACCGGGCCGTGATCGATACGCTGGTCAGCCAGCTCGATCGCAGCGGAAACTGGCCGAGAATTCCCCCCGTTGTGGTCCCGGCTGCGCAGGCGCCCTGCAAGGAAGTCGTACTCACCGGTGATGCGATCGACATAGAGCGCTTCGCCTGGCTGAAGAACAATCCGGGCGATGCAGGCCGCTACATCAACATGGGTTCGGTATTCATGCGTGATCCCGAGCTTGGCAGCAACGTCGGTACCTACCGTTGCCAGGTCAAGGGTCCGCGCAAGATCGGTGTGAATCCGGAGCCTGGGCAGCACGGCTGGCTGCTGTTGCGCGAGATGCAGCAGCGTGGCGACAAGCTCGCCAAGGTTGCGATCGCGGTGGCTCCCGACCCGATGACCTTCTGTGCCAGCAGCACGAAGATGGCGGGATTCAGGGAGGATGAGCTGGAGTTCGTCGGCGGACTGCGGGGCAGTCCGCTGCCGGTGGTCAGGTGCGAGACCTGCGACATTTTCGTGCCGGCCCAGTCGGAGTTCATCATCGAAGGCGAGATCCCGCTGGACCAGTTCGAGGCCGAGGGACCCTACGGAGAAATGTACGGTTTCCAGGGTGCCGCGAAGAAAGAAAACTTCTTCATGAACATCAAGGCGGTGACCCATCGGCATAAGCCCTGGGTACTGAATTCTTTCACCGGCCTGACCTGGGACATGCCAAAGGCACCGCAGGTTTCGTCGAACTTCTTCATGTACAAGCGTCTGATTCCCGGTCTGACGGGCCTCTATTCCCCGGCTGGTGCCAGCGGCGTGATCGTCATCAGTATCCAGAAGCGCTTTCCGGGCCAGGGTATTTCCGCCGGCCAGTACATTGCCGCCAACCCGGCTCTTAACAAGGTGGTCATCGTGGTTGATGACGACGTCGACATCATGGACTCCGGCGCCGTGCTCAAGGCAATCGGCGCGCGCTGGCAACCCTCGGCGAGTGTGCTCATTCCGCAGACCCAGATGATGATGCCGGACCCCAGCCGGCCCACGCCCATGTTGTCGGGTAAATTCATCATCGACGCCACCCGGCAGCTGCCCCAGGAAGGTGGTCCGAAGAGCTGGCCGGCGCCGAACCGCGAGCTGCTGAGCCGGGGTGCTCCAGGATCTTTTGATCTGGTGGATCAGCGCTGGGACGACTACTTCAGGAACTGGCCGGGCAAGGCCGGGTGA